The window attgttggaaaaatgtcttgtgtcatgcacaaagtagatgtcctagccgacttgccaaaactatagtttgttaacaagaaatttgtggagtggttgaaaaacgagttataatgactccaacctaagtgtatgtaaacttctgacttcaactgcatatagcctcgctattgttattttactgctgctcttgaattatttgttacttttaattgttacttttttttaggtatttttcttaactgcattgttggttaaggtggTATTTAATGTCAGTTGTATTAAATCCCCTCTAGAGTACACCCAACACTTTCAGTATATTTACCAGTGGGAATGGGCAACATCCCCATTTGCCATTAGGTCCCTTGCAGCAGCTGGTTGCAGAAGGACAATAGAATTTAGTGTCACAGTGAGTGACTCCAGCCTGTGGCGTGCTGTCAGCGGCCTGAACTAGAGCTGTCCATGAGACCTGCTAAAAGACGAGGGAAAGAAGATAACCACACCGTCAATGTTCTACTCAGGGGTTCAACATGTAAAAAGAACACGCACATCTGAGTATCTGGTTGCGTGGGAATAATGTGATTACATTGCTAACTACTCTCAGAGGTTAAAATGTAATAGCATACCAGTGTGCAGGAAATCATTCTCtattcattattatttttaatgcCCATAAGGTGGGAATCAAAAGTGATTTTCTCTTAGACTGACTTGAATGGCACAGGAACAAACATAGAAAGAGAACAATGTCCACTGCCTACACAAACATTGGTTGCCTGTGAGTGTGACGCATAGGTACCTACCTGATCATGGACCTTGTTTTCCGGTTTGGAGACCTTGATGGCTTCGATCATTGAAGGGGCCTGCCTCGGAGCAAAAGGGTACCTCAGGTTGCCGTACCTCACACACTTTGTGTATGTGGGGTCACAGTCATAGCCATAGGGACAGCAGTGGTACCCATCTAGACAGCACCTACCCTGTGGAAAAACAGAAGTACACAAGTTGATACAGTGAGctacaaaagtattgggacagtgacacgtttgttgttgttgttttggctctgggGGTATggtatttgtgcgtctaactttctaACTCATCACTATTCACCATTGATTCAggactatccataatcatggtagcatccacattaatgtagaaataTTTAGAAATATATTAtcatcttatttacaataaaagtgactccaaaattacaCAATATATCATCAGAAAcaacaagtttgtagtcacacgcttgatgtagtcattgtgtgctaggattatgggaccaaatactacactttaGACTACTTCAATACACATAAGTGAAATTCTACCAAATATTTTTGGTCCCCtgaaatggggggactatgtacaaaaattgctgtaatttctaaactgttGAACCAATATAGATGACAAtaacctcaaattaaagctgacagtctgcacctTAACCTCTTAGGTCATTGTATAATtttaaatccaaagtgctggagtacagagccaaaacaacaacaacaaatgtcacTGTCCCAATCCTTTTATAGCTCACTGTATATTGACAATAACCATTTTGGAATTAAGTACAACGTATATTGATTCAGTATATTGTTTCATGCATACCACAGCTCTCAAATTCTTGTTTTTAATATTTCTGAGAAAATATCCAGTttagaaaaatatgaataacttATTGTGTAGTATGTTTTGTTTTTTAGCTGTAATAAAAACCTAATACAATAACAACAAAAGTGTCACTAATTCCTGATACTGCCAGCTACTCTATAACACTATTACAAATTGACAAGAGCCCTTCAAGCCAACATACTACAAGCAGAGAAACACTAGTCAACTCACAGGAGAGTACGGACAGCAGAACCACAGGCCTGTGGGGTGGTGGCAGCAGGTGGTGCCATCGGGACAAGCATAATAGTTGTCACATTGCACCTTGCCGACCATGGAGCTCTCCATTGCATTGCTCTGGACAGGGCTGCTGTCAGATTCGAGCGGAGCAGAGACAGGAGAGCTTGGTTCCTCTGCAGCCACCTTGTTCAGCATGGGCACACTGCTCCATGGATGGTCGCCTTTCTCACACTTCTGGGTGATGGCATTGCAGTTGAAGTCTGATGGGCAACAGTGGGCCATGTCAGAGCAACACACCGCCTGGAAAACATAATGAAAAAAAGGTGATATGCAGTCAAAATACCTTTATGGGGTCTTTGCTCATACAGCTTTCTAAACCCAAGGTCTTTCAACTGAAACATTGGAAACAACAGTACCAGTATGCTGGTTTCTTTTTCCAGTATTTACAACCTTAGTGCTGCTGAGAATCCCATTTACTAGTGTTATCAAATtccctagcctggttccagatgtTTGTGCTGCCAATTGCTATGGCTGTTGACatgacaaacagatctgggaccaggctacaaatTGCCCTAAGGTGAACCCTGGTTACTCACATTGGGAACTGGACAGCAGGCATATCCTCCTTTAGTCAAACAACAGGTTGTTTGATCAGAGCAGACCTTCCCACCAGGGCACGTGATGTAGCAAGAGGCAGACCCTGTCAGCACTAACACCAATGCAGCTATGCTCCACATCTAAAGGATAGGGATTTAACAAGTGGTTACAATTTAGAGGAATTTTGTAGTAGGTTGAGTATGATGATTATTTTTTGAAGTTTACTGGATCATTATACCTTGTGGAATTTCCAACTCTTTGTCTTTATCTTAGGGTACGTTTGTAAATTACCTCTGGAGTACCAGTTCTGTCAGATTATTTGTTTGTAACGCACCCTTAGATGAGCAAAAGTAAGATGAAAAACATGAGGGTGGTTTGAGAGTGCCAGAgtgaaatgctctgaatttagCCTACAAATGGTtaatctgacaatgctctgaatttatgatAGGCCAGAGCACACTTTGaacgcactctggcactccagaatccagagtgaatttacaaacatGCTGCCACAGCACTAACACGGTGTCTCAGTTTACTTTCAATTTCAAATGCATCTAAATTTAGATGACTTCTGAATTACTTGACTAAGATTCAAATAATTGAATACATTTGTTGTTTACTAATTCTTATATTTGTGATTTCTAATTGCATAGTTTAAAATGAAATGATGTTCTCTTTTTTAAATCTCACTTACCTCAGCCTTGATATTGAGCTCAGTTTAGTGATCCAAACACTTCCTGTGATGAGATTACACAATGGGGTGACTGCATGAATCCTTGATCAATTCATACACTAGATTTGAACCTCCCACTTTTTATAACAAATAACTAACTTTATCTAATTTCCCCATGTATGCCAACAACGCACTAAACAGAAGCTTAGGTCAGTGATGAATACAGAAGTAGTTAACAGTATATTACCATGTCCAATAGCACCAGTTGGCTTTATAGACCCTTTGGTTTTCATTATGTCAGTCTGTCAATGATCACTAGACCTTATAGTCTCGGGAATCGTGAATTTGGCCAAGGTGTGGAAAATGAAGAACCCCAACGACTTCTATATTTAAAGGTTTAATAGACAAACAATAGACAGAAATATgcacacagggagacagacacgCTCCTCTGATAGGTTCGTAGCAATCTGCCAACCCCctcaaaggcaggcaggcaggcataaaTACTTTTGCTTATCTGTTCGTTCTCCAAGTGTTCTGGGCCCCTGGTCAAAACATTAATCAAGGAAATCAAGACCACTTGGTTCAGTGAGCCATATATTACATATCTCTATCATTTGAAACCACCGATGGCTGAATTTACATGACCTCGGGGATGTTACCTAGAAGTCACCTAGGATACCAGGTTCTGCTTTTATGGTGACTCCTAACCTCTTGGAAGTAATTCATGGGCTGAGTTCAGATTTAAGGGTGGGGGGGGACAAAGATGTAGATATTAACAATAGCTCAAACTATATGAAGGACTTAAATAGGCCTCCTTTAACCTTTGATACCAATCATTCCTATGACACATTCTTCACTCCCCTAGACTGTGTTCATCGCAATAGTTGTTTAATAAGTCTAGGAGTTATTTCAAAAACGATTCATCATTTTCAGAGAAATGTGGAATATAAGGAAGGAAAAAGTGAGAAATGATGTAAGGTACAGCATTACTCTTATCGCGGTTGTCTGTAGTACGATTGATTCCTCTGTGTAACCTGAGTCCTTAACTGTACTGTaaagttattgtcatgcaaattgCAGCGTTTCTCAACAAAAAAAGTGACTGCTGTATAAGTCTATTTAGTATTGTGTTGCAAACCACAGTGATAAGGAATACAGTCTGTTTTAGGGAATCTGGGTGTAACCATGAGGAACCT of the Oncorhynchus tshawytscha isolate Ot180627B linkage group LG31, Otsh_v2.0, whole genome shotgun sequence genome contains:
- the LOC112229499 gene encoding progranulin, encoding MWSIAALVLVLTGSASCYITCPGGKVCSDQTTCCLTKGGYACCPVPNAVCCSDMAHCCPSDFNCNAITQKCEKGDHPWSSVPMLNKVAAEEPSSPVSAPLESDSSPVQSNAMESSMVGKVQCDNYYACPDGTTCCHHPTGLWFCCPYSPGRCCLDGYHCCPYGYDCDPTYTKCVRYGNLRYPFAPRQAPSMIEAIKVSKPENKVHDQQVSWTALVQAADSTPQAGVTHCDTKFYCPSATSCCKGPNGKWGCCPFPLAKCCADGLHCCEYGYTCDPNSYKCRKWYSQIPSGLKDDANQD